One Algihabitans albus DNA segment encodes these proteins:
- the acpS gene encoding holo-ACP synthase — protein sequence MIIGIGSDLIDIRRVEKTLERFGSRFTQRVFTDSEIAKAERRRLAAATYAKRFAAKEACAKALGTGVPRRGVHWKHMGVVNLPSGKPTMALTGGAAVRLAELLPPGTQAQIDVTITDDYPLAQAMVIISAVPSDDD from the coding sequence ATGATCATCGGCATCGGCAGCGATCTGATCGACATTCGACGGGTCGAAAAGACGCTGGAGCGCTTCGGAAGCCGTTTCACTCAGCGGGTTTTCACAGACTCCGAGATCGCCAAGGCGGAACGGCGGCGGCTCGCGGCCGCGACCTATGCCAAGCGCTTTGCGGCCAAGGAGGCCTGCGCCAAGGCCTTGGGAACCGGCGTGCCGCGCCGCGGCGTGCACTGGAAGCACATGGGGGTGGTCAACCTTCCCAGCGGCAAGCCGACCATGGCCTTGACGGGAGGCGCGGCTGTGCGCCTCGCCGAGTTGCTGCCGCCCGGCACCCAGGCCCAGATCGACGTCACCATCACGGACGACTACCCGCTGGCTCAGGCGATGGTGATCATCTCAGCGGTTCCGTCCGACGACGACTAG